The Psychrobacillus sp. FSL K6-4046 DNA window TAATGCATGGGCTGAAGCATATGGAGTGATCGCAGATGCTTTTATAGGAATTGAAGAGGATATGTACGTAGCAGCCGAAAATCAAGAAGGAGGCTGGAGATTTTTTAAAGACTTTATCATTACTGATAAGGTGAAGGAAAGTGATAATATTACCTCCTTTTACTTTAAGCCTGCAGACGGAGGTGCCTTACCTTCCTATGAACCAGGTCAATATATTACTGTACGAGTAAATATTCCAGGAGAACAATATTTGATGAACAGACAATATAGTCTATCTAAAGCTTCTGATTTAGACGCATTCCGAATCTCCGTAAAGAAAGAAGACGAAAGCAATCCTGAAGGAAAAGTATCCGTACATCTTCATAAACAAATGAATATAGGTGATAAAGTGGAGATAAGCGCTCCTGCTGGGGAGTTTACGCTCAATAAGGAAGAAACTGCTCCAGTAACTTTTATTAGCGGCGGAGTAGGAATCACACCTATGATGAGTATGCTTGAAACAGTAGCAAACAATCAGCCTGAACGTTCTGTTTCCTTTATATGTAGTACACGTAAGAAGAATTTGCATCCCTTTGACCAAGATATTCGCTCTTTAATAGATTCCTTGGAAAATGGCGTATATAAATCTCTATATTCCGAAGAAGGAGATGGATATATAACTAAAGAGATTATTAAAGAGTACGCTCACAAAGATGGAGATGTATATGTATGTGGTCCAGTAAGCTTTATGGAAGCGATGATCAATCATTTGTTAGAGCTTGGATTTGCAAAAGGTCATATTCATTACGAATTCTTCGGACCTGCACTGAATTTAAATTTAACTGAAGTGTAATAAATCTTTAAGCTAGGATGCTGTCTATTTATGGGCAGCATCCTTTTTAGGTATTTTTTTACCAATTAATATGCTTTTAGATATATGAATAGTTAAAAGGAAATGCTATAATTAGCCTATATTTTATTTTAAAGATAGAAATGAGTGATAAATTCATAATGGTTAAACAATTTGAGAGTAAGTATATTCCCCTATCTAACTACTTTAAAAAGTGCATTAAAAAAGAATTTATCCTTACATATGAAGAAATTGAGGCAATCATAGGGCAAGCACTACCAAATGCAGCCTACTTAAGCAGCAGTTGGTGGAAAAAAACAAAACCACCTGCCTTACACTACTTTGCGTGGATAAATTATGGGTATTCAGTAAAGGATGTAGTTTTAGGAGAGACGGTTATCTTTCAGGCAATGAATGAAGTAGAAGATGAGGAAAACGACATAGATCAAGATATATTAGTTATCCGAGAAGCAGAACTAGAGGATGCTCGTCCCTTCATTACTTTGCAAGAGGCTATTTTTTCAGAAACAGACTTTATGCTGTATGGGGAGTCTGACTTTCAAATGACCGTTCAGCATATAAGAAAGCAGATGACTGTTTGGAAAAGCTCACCTAACTCGGTCCTTTTCCTAGCCATTATGAATGGACAGTTTGCCGGCTTTATATTACTTCAAGGTCATTCTGCTCCTAGAGCAAGACATCGCTCCTCTTTAG harbors:
- the hmpA gene encoding NO-inducible flavohemoprotein, which codes for MLSQHTIDIVKSTVPVLEVHGVAITTTFYRNLFEAHPELLNIFNHANQEKGRQQNALANTVYAAAVHIDNLAAIIPAVKQIGQKHVSLGIKPEHYPIVGQHLLGAIKEVLGDAATDEIINAWAEAYGVIADAFIGIEEDMYVAAENQEGGWRFFKDFIITDKVKESDNITSFYFKPADGGALPSYEPGQYITVRVNIPGEQYLMNRQYSLSKASDLDAFRISVKKEDESNPEGKVSVHLHKQMNIGDKVEISAPAGEFTLNKEETAPVTFISGGVGITPMMSMLETVANNQPERSVSFICSTRKKNLHPFDQDIRSLIDSLENGVYKSLYSEEGDGYITKEIIKEYAHKDGDVYVCGPVSFMEAMINHLLELGFAKGHIHYEFFGPALNLNLTEV
- a CDS encoding GNAT family N-acetyltransferase produces the protein MVKQFESKYIPLSNYFKKCIKKEFILTYEEIEAIIGQALPNAAYLSSSWWKKTKPPALHYFAWINYGYSVKDVVLGETVIFQAMNEVEDEENDIDQDILVIREAELEDARPFITLQEAIFSETDFMLYGESDFQMTVQHIRKQMTVWKSSPNSVLFLAIMNGQFAGFILLQGHSAPRARHRSSLVIGVKKQFSRKGVASSLINRAFLWAKQNGVTKLELTVVKENVVAYRLYQKAGFENEGLRKNSLLIKGQYVDEYYMGRVIESEN